The Spodoptera frugiperda isolate SF20-4 chromosome 9, AGI-APGP_CSIRO_Sfru_2.0, whole genome shotgun sequence genome contains a region encoding:
- the LOC118271236 gene encoding uncharacterized protein LOC118271236, giving the protein MFKTCVILGLACVLLQVAADDDFGPGTWKVHFIEKCDQHNHKFIFDIKQKKINRTHDGFNGNLILDEDFDEFFGVRIDICKHVDGGCKQYQVLSDDCFINFVNKYAEENAKVALTFAGVVPPEFPVHSGNYELNDYIFDYSELPSDGWYGYFCAKAFVLQGSEEVGCVEIHVEFIKIEEDEDD; this is encoded by the exons ATGTTTAAGACGTGTGTGATACTCGGGTTGGCTTGTGTCTTGCTGCAAGTTGCGGCTGACGATGATTTT GGTCCCGGAACTTGGAAGGTCCACTTCATAGAGAAATGCGATCAACACAACCATAAGTTCATATTCGACATAAAACagaagaaaattaatagaaCCCACGACGGATTCAATGGAAACCTTATACTGGACGAAGATTTCGACGAGTTTTTTGGA GTCCGTATAGATATATGCAAGCACGTAGACGGCGGGTGTAAGCAGTACCAGGTGTTGTCAGACGACTGTTTCATCAATTTCGTCAACAAATACGCCGAGGAAAACGCTAAGGTCGCTTTGACATTCGCCGGTGTAGTTCCACCTGAGTTTCCAGTACATTCg GGCAATTACGAGTTAAACGACTATATATTCGACTACTCGGAGCTCCCAAGCGACGGGTGGTACGGCTACTTCTGTGCCAAGGCCTTCGTGCTGCAAGGATCCGAAGAGGTCGGCTGCGTGGAGATCCACGTCGAATTCATCAAAATAGAAGAAGATGAGGATGACTAG
- the LOC118271234 gene encoding uncharacterized protein LOC118271234, which produces MTMLKFVLVLTVCVPFVISTLPGLMLGPGRWLVLNMVHCDNPEQYDVLFDISRKKINRTHDCFDLDIKLDRVFNHSYALLIDVYQKVDGGFKYYQTISDDSACAFLMRQAEENVRKLLTLANIDPPDCPLRAGLISIKNYVFDYRELPRMGVYGTYEANAYFLFKGIRIGCAKVVLNFDQRNGEGDDDDDDDDDDDGLF; this is translated from the exons ATGACAATGTTGAAGTTTGTGTTAGTTTTAACAGTCTGTGTGCCTTTTGTGATTAGTACACTCCCTGGTCTTATgctt ggTCCAGGACGATGGCTAGTCCTGAACATGGTGCACTGCGATAATCCGGAGCAGTACGACGTATTGTTCGACATCAGCCGCAAGAAAATTAACAGGACGCACGACTGTTTCGACCTTGACATAAAGCTGGATAGAGTCTTCAATCATAGTTATGCT CTCCTAATAGACGTTTATCAAAAAGTGGACGGTGGCTTCAAGTACTACCAGACTATATCTGACGACAGCGCCTGTGCATTCCTGATGAGGCAGGCAGAGGAAAACGTTAGGAAGCTGCTCACTTTGGCCAACATCGACCCTCCAGACTGTCCTTTACGGGCC GGTTTAATCTCGATCAAGAACTACGTGTTTGACTACAGAGAGCTGCCAAGAATGGGTGTCTACGGAACATACGAGGCCAACGCGTACTTTCTGTTTAAGGGTATCAGAATCGGTTGCGCCAAAGTGGTTCTCAACTTTGACCAACGGAACGGTGagggtgatgatgatgatgacgacgatgatgacgatgacggcttattttaa